From Silurus meridionalis isolate SWU-2019-XX chromosome 14, ASM1480568v1, whole genome shotgun sequence, a single genomic window includes:
- the plekhh3 gene encoding pleckstrin homology domain-containing family H member 3 isoform X2, with the protein MPLRGVCWWLCCTRGFRLLGREHGGREEEEEEEEEEESFELRNKEECTRRAPGQLEGTLSQPTRSANGTPSLSGVSEDKLINDGKVKMEDDPEVLVKGWLLREVQAGWIRYRRFWFTLTADSLECYSGPEKDARTVGMLVLTSLCSVLWPDKHTYKQTGYWSLTVFGRKHCYKLFTKHFNEAVHWACAIQKVIDSKAPVETPTQLLIRDIEENKFNPEVVEHIYEHNPILTYTQSPLYAPLLPFPYGSLDHLPLGSKGYVSVREEAVRLFNCVQQLELEREPVPLIQGVLQTCLDLRPLRDELYCQLIKQTSIAPHAHSQTVPQTQNGARLRYWQLLTCASCTFLPSSPVLRYLRFHLKRVQSVCVDSEVESCAAFIAQALEKTRCRECVPSWEEVQGLMTRQEMMCTVHYPGPGCCRIPISSHTTANEVVRKVAERLGLQHSLNTFTLFEQKDSWERTIGGSTIIADVITSLSAKESDPECQCRLCFKLYCLLDTESISTDSIEYLFLYEQCHEMVVRGQIPVCEEDLLSLAALRLQALLGDYGSLAPYPALEQLYPARALENRALLPPPEALGCPPFPAGLIGALWGQKRRDGQEQRQRARLRDEATALSTSIMERWKSLSGYSRADSMAAYLSIARQWPGFGCTLYEVDFYMSSSGSFSQRLWLGVAASCVSLYRPGEAEALESLPIAQICSYGVSDSNTFTITATDRHLLFHTSELTEIMQLMNAYFSATRRQLAKDDCITMETSSKLRPSLLELPSHPV; encoded by the exons cctgtcaggtgtgtcagaggaTAAACTGATAAACGACGGGAAAGTGAAGATGGAGGACGACCCGGAGGTCCTCGTTAAGG GCTGGCTGCTGCGCGAGGTGCAGGCCGGTTGGATCCGATACAGGAGGTTCTGGTTCACTCTGACCGCAGACTCTCTGGAGTGCTACAGCGGCCCTGAGAAAGACGCTCGCACTGTGGGCATGCTCGTCCTCACTTCGCTCTGCTCCGTCCTCTGGCCCGACAAACACACCTACAAACagacag gttacTGGAGTCTGACGGTGTTTGGGCGGAAACACTGCTACAAGCTCTTCACGAAACACTTCAACGAGGCGGTGCACTGGGCATGTGCAATACAGAAGGTCATCGACAGCAAAGCGCCAGTGGAGACGCCAACTCAGCTCCTTATCCGTGACATCGAG gagaacAAGTTTAACCCTGAGGTGGTGGAGCACATCTATGAACACAACCCCATCCTGACGTACACACAGAGTCCTCTGTACGCTCCTCTGCTCCCATTCCCCTACGGCAGCCTGGACCACTTGC ctctagGTAGTAAAGGCTACGTGTCGGTGCGAGAGGAGGCCGTCAGACTCTTTAACTGCGTGCAGCAGCTGGAGTTGGAGCGAGAGCCTGTGCCTCTGATCCAGGGCGTCCTTCAAACCTGCCTGGACCTCCGACCCCTGAGGGATGAGCTCTACTGCCAGCTCATCAAGCAGACCAGCATCGCCCCCCACGCTCACTCGCAGACGGTCCCGCAGACGCAAAACGGTGCCCGGCTGCGCTACTGGCAGCTGCTGACCTGCGCCAGCTGCACGTTCCTGCCCAGCAGCCCTGTGCTCCGGTACCTGCGCTTTCACTTGAAGAG GGTTCAGAGTGTGTGCGTGGACTCGGAGGTGGAGAGCTGCGCCGCGTTCATCGCCCAGGCCCTGGAGAAAACACGCTGCCGCGAGTGCGTGCCGTCCTGGGAGGAGGTCCAGGGCTTGATGACACGACAGGAGATGATGTGTACAGTCCACTACCCCGGGCCGGGCTGCTGCAGGATTCCCATCAGTTCACACACTACTGCTAAtgag GTGGTGAGGAAGGTAGCCGAGCGTCTCGGCCTGCAGCACAGCCTTAACACTTTCACTCTCTTCGAGCAGAAAGACTCCTGGGAACGGACGATCGGGGGCAGCACCATCATCGCCGATGTCATCACCAG tCTATCGGCAAAGGAGTCAGACCCTGAATGTCAATGCAGGCTGTGCTTTAAACTCTACTGCCTTCTGGATACAGAAAGCATCAGTACAGACAGCATCGAGTACCTGTTCCTGTACGAGCAG tgtcatGAGATGGTGGTGCGAGGTCAGATACCCGTGTGTGAGGAGGACCTGTTGTCTCTGGCTGCTCTCAGGCTGCAGGCTCTGCTTGGTGACTACGGATCGCTGGCTCCATATCCGGCGCTCGAGCAGCTCTACCCCGCACGAGCACTGGAGAACCGCGCCCTCCTTCCGCCTCCCGAGGCTCTGGGGTGTCCCCCGTTCCCTGCCGGACTCATCGGGGCGTTGTGGGGTCAGAAACGTCGCGATGGCCAGGAGCAGAGACAGCGCGCCAGGTTGCGAGACGAAGCCACGGCTCTGTCCACCAGCATCATGGAGCGGTGGAAGTCTCTGTCCGGGTACAGCCGTGCAGACAGCATGGCCGCCTACCTCAGCATCGCACGCCAGTGGCCAGGCTTCGGGTGTACGCTGTACGAAGTGGACTTCTATATG AGTTCGAGCGGAAGCTTCTCTCAGCGCCTGTGGCTGGGCGTAGCAGCATCCTGCGTGTCTCTGTATCGGCCGGGAGAAGCCGAGGCGCTCGAGTCGCTCCCCATCGCGCAGATCTGCTCGTACGGAGTCTCCGACAGCAACACCTTCACCATCACTGCCACCGACCGACACCTGCTCTTCCACACCTCCGAG ctgaCTGAGATCATGCAGCTTATGAATGCCTACTTCAGTGCCACCCGACGCCAGCTGGCTAAGGATGACTGCATCACCATGGAAACCAGCTCCAAGCTCCGCCCCTCCCTGCTGGAACTGCCCTCTCACCCGGTTTGA
- the plekhh3 gene encoding pleckstrin homology domain-containing family H member 3 isoform X1 has translation MPLRGVCWWLCCTRGFRLLGREHGGREEEEEEEEEEESFELRNKEECTRRAPGQLEGTLSQPTRSANGTPSLSGVSEDKLINDGKVKMEDDPEVLVKGWLLREVQAGWIRYRRFWFTLTADSLECYSGPEKDARTVGMLVLTSLCSVLWPDKHTYKQTGYWSLTVFGRKHCYKLFTKHFNEAVHWACAIQKVIDSKAPVETPTQLLIRDIEENKFNPEVVEHIYEHNPILTYTQSPLYAPLLPFPYGSLDHLPLGSKGYVSVREEAVRLFNCVQQLELEREPVPLIQGVLQTCLDLRPLRDELYCQLIKQTSIAPHAHSQTVPQTQNGARLRYWQLLTCASCTFLPSSPVLRYLRFHLKRVQSVCVDSEVESCAAFIAQALEKTRCRECVPSWEEVQGLMTRQEMMCTVHYPGPGCCRIPISSHTTANEVVRKVAERLGLQHSLNTFTLFEQKDSWERTIGGSTIIADVITRFENLSAKESDPECQCRLCFKLYCLLDTESISTDSIEYLFLYEQCHEMVVRGQIPVCEEDLLSLAALRLQALLGDYGSLAPYPALEQLYPARALENRALLPPPEALGCPPFPAGLIGALWGQKRRDGQEQRQRARLRDEATALSTSIMERWKSLSGYSRADSMAAYLSIARQWPGFGCTLYEVDFYMSSSGSFSQRLWLGVAASCVSLYRPGEAEALESLPIAQICSYGVSDSNTFTITATDRHLLFHTSELTEIMQLMNAYFSATRRQLAKDDCITMETSSKLRPSLLELPSHPV, from the exons cctgtcaggtgtgtcagaggaTAAACTGATAAACGACGGGAAAGTGAAGATGGAGGACGACCCGGAGGTCCTCGTTAAGG GCTGGCTGCTGCGCGAGGTGCAGGCCGGTTGGATCCGATACAGGAGGTTCTGGTTCACTCTGACCGCAGACTCTCTGGAGTGCTACAGCGGCCCTGAGAAAGACGCTCGCACTGTGGGCATGCTCGTCCTCACTTCGCTCTGCTCCGTCCTCTGGCCCGACAAACACACCTACAAACagacag gttacTGGAGTCTGACGGTGTTTGGGCGGAAACACTGCTACAAGCTCTTCACGAAACACTTCAACGAGGCGGTGCACTGGGCATGTGCAATACAGAAGGTCATCGACAGCAAAGCGCCAGTGGAGACGCCAACTCAGCTCCTTATCCGTGACATCGAG gagaacAAGTTTAACCCTGAGGTGGTGGAGCACATCTATGAACACAACCCCATCCTGACGTACACACAGAGTCCTCTGTACGCTCCTCTGCTCCCATTCCCCTACGGCAGCCTGGACCACTTGC ctctagGTAGTAAAGGCTACGTGTCGGTGCGAGAGGAGGCCGTCAGACTCTTTAACTGCGTGCAGCAGCTGGAGTTGGAGCGAGAGCCTGTGCCTCTGATCCAGGGCGTCCTTCAAACCTGCCTGGACCTCCGACCCCTGAGGGATGAGCTCTACTGCCAGCTCATCAAGCAGACCAGCATCGCCCCCCACGCTCACTCGCAGACGGTCCCGCAGACGCAAAACGGTGCCCGGCTGCGCTACTGGCAGCTGCTGACCTGCGCCAGCTGCACGTTCCTGCCCAGCAGCCCTGTGCTCCGGTACCTGCGCTTTCACTTGAAGAG GGTTCAGAGTGTGTGCGTGGACTCGGAGGTGGAGAGCTGCGCCGCGTTCATCGCCCAGGCCCTGGAGAAAACACGCTGCCGCGAGTGCGTGCCGTCCTGGGAGGAGGTCCAGGGCTTGATGACACGACAGGAGATGATGTGTACAGTCCACTACCCCGGGCCGGGCTGCTGCAGGATTCCCATCAGTTCACACACTACTGCTAAtgag GTGGTGAGGAAGGTAGCCGAGCGTCTCGGCCTGCAGCACAGCCTTAACACTTTCACTCTCTTCGAGCAGAAAGACTCCTGGGAACGGACGATCGGGGGCAGCACCATCATCGCCGATGTCATCACCAGGTTTGAAAA tCTATCGGCAAAGGAGTCAGACCCTGAATGTCAATGCAGGCTGTGCTTTAAACTCTACTGCCTTCTGGATACAGAAAGCATCAGTACAGACAGCATCGAGTACCTGTTCCTGTACGAGCAG tgtcatGAGATGGTGGTGCGAGGTCAGATACCCGTGTGTGAGGAGGACCTGTTGTCTCTGGCTGCTCTCAGGCTGCAGGCTCTGCTTGGTGACTACGGATCGCTGGCTCCATATCCGGCGCTCGAGCAGCTCTACCCCGCACGAGCACTGGAGAACCGCGCCCTCCTTCCGCCTCCCGAGGCTCTGGGGTGTCCCCCGTTCCCTGCCGGACTCATCGGGGCGTTGTGGGGTCAGAAACGTCGCGATGGCCAGGAGCAGAGACAGCGCGCCAGGTTGCGAGACGAAGCCACGGCTCTGTCCACCAGCATCATGGAGCGGTGGAAGTCTCTGTCCGGGTACAGCCGTGCAGACAGCATGGCCGCCTACCTCAGCATCGCACGCCAGTGGCCAGGCTTCGGGTGTACGCTGTACGAAGTGGACTTCTATATG AGTTCGAGCGGAAGCTTCTCTCAGCGCCTGTGGCTGGGCGTAGCAGCATCCTGCGTGTCTCTGTATCGGCCGGGAGAAGCCGAGGCGCTCGAGTCGCTCCCCATCGCGCAGATCTGCTCGTACGGAGTCTCCGACAGCAACACCTTCACCATCACTGCCACCGACCGACACCTGCTCTTCCACACCTCCGAG ctgaCTGAGATCATGCAGCTTATGAATGCCTACTTCAGTGCCACCCGACGCCAGCTGGCTAAGGATGACTGCATCACCATGGAAACCAGCTCCAAGCTCCGCCCCTCCCTGCTGGAACTGCCCTCTCACCCGGTTTGA
- the plekhh3 gene encoding pleckstrin homology domain-containing family H member 3 isoform X3, translating to MEDDPEVLVKGWLLREVQAGWIRYRRFWFTLTADSLECYSGPEKDARTVGMLVLTSLCSVLWPDKHTYKQTGYWSLTVFGRKHCYKLFTKHFNEAVHWACAIQKVIDSKAPVETPTQLLIRDIEENKFNPEVVEHIYEHNPILTYTQSPLYAPLLPFPYGSLDHLPLGSKGYVSVREEAVRLFNCVQQLELEREPVPLIQGVLQTCLDLRPLRDELYCQLIKQTSIAPHAHSQTVPQTQNGARLRYWQLLTCASCTFLPSSPVLRYLRFHLKRVQSVCVDSEVESCAAFIAQALEKTRCRECVPSWEEVQGLMTRQEMMCTVHYPGPGCCRIPISSHTTANEVVRKVAERLGLQHSLNTFTLFEQKDSWERTIGGSTIIADVITRFENLSAKESDPECQCRLCFKLYCLLDTESISTDSIEYLFLYEQCHEMVVRGQIPVCEEDLLSLAALRLQALLGDYGSLAPYPALEQLYPARALENRALLPPPEALGCPPFPAGLIGALWGQKRRDGQEQRQRARLRDEATALSTSIMERWKSLSGYSRADSMAAYLSIARQWPGFGCTLYEVDFYMSSSGSFSQRLWLGVAASCVSLYRPGEAEALESLPIAQICSYGVSDSNTFTITATDRHLLFHTSELTEIMQLMNAYFSATRRQLAKDDCITMETSSKLRPSLLELPSHPV from the exons ATGGAGGACGACCCGGAGGTCCTCGTTAAGG GCTGGCTGCTGCGCGAGGTGCAGGCCGGTTGGATCCGATACAGGAGGTTCTGGTTCACTCTGACCGCAGACTCTCTGGAGTGCTACAGCGGCCCTGAGAAAGACGCTCGCACTGTGGGCATGCTCGTCCTCACTTCGCTCTGCTCCGTCCTCTGGCCCGACAAACACACCTACAAACagacag gttacTGGAGTCTGACGGTGTTTGGGCGGAAACACTGCTACAAGCTCTTCACGAAACACTTCAACGAGGCGGTGCACTGGGCATGTGCAATACAGAAGGTCATCGACAGCAAAGCGCCAGTGGAGACGCCAACTCAGCTCCTTATCCGTGACATCGAG gagaacAAGTTTAACCCTGAGGTGGTGGAGCACATCTATGAACACAACCCCATCCTGACGTACACACAGAGTCCTCTGTACGCTCCTCTGCTCCCATTCCCCTACGGCAGCCTGGACCACTTGC ctctagGTAGTAAAGGCTACGTGTCGGTGCGAGAGGAGGCCGTCAGACTCTTTAACTGCGTGCAGCAGCTGGAGTTGGAGCGAGAGCCTGTGCCTCTGATCCAGGGCGTCCTTCAAACCTGCCTGGACCTCCGACCCCTGAGGGATGAGCTCTACTGCCAGCTCATCAAGCAGACCAGCATCGCCCCCCACGCTCACTCGCAGACGGTCCCGCAGACGCAAAACGGTGCCCGGCTGCGCTACTGGCAGCTGCTGACCTGCGCCAGCTGCACGTTCCTGCCCAGCAGCCCTGTGCTCCGGTACCTGCGCTTTCACTTGAAGAG GGTTCAGAGTGTGTGCGTGGACTCGGAGGTGGAGAGCTGCGCCGCGTTCATCGCCCAGGCCCTGGAGAAAACACGCTGCCGCGAGTGCGTGCCGTCCTGGGAGGAGGTCCAGGGCTTGATGACACGACAGGAGATGATGTGTACAGTCCACTACCCCGGGCCGGGCTGCTGCAGGATTCCCATCAGTTCACACACTACTGCTAAtgag GTGGTGAGGAAGGTAGCCGAGCGTCTCGGCCTGCAGCACAGCCTTAACACTTTCACTCTCTTCGAGCAGAAAGACTCCTGGGAACGGACGATCGGGGGCAGCACCATCATCGCCGATGTCATCACCAGGTTTGAAAA tCTATCGGCAAAGGAGTCAGACCCTGAATGTCAATGCAGGCTGTGCTTTAAACTCTACTGCCTTCTGGATACAGAAAGCATCAGTACAGACAGCATCGAGTACCTGTTCCTGTACGAGCAG tgtcatGAGATGGTGGTGCGAGGTCAGATACCCGTGTGTGAGGAGGACCTGTTGTCTCTGGCTGCTCTCAGGCTGCAGGCTCTGCTTGGTGACTACGGATCGCTGGCTCCATATCCGGCGCTCGAGCAGCTCTACCCCGCACGAGCACTGGAGAACCGCGCCCTCCTTCCGCCTCCCGAGGCTCTGGGGTGTCCCCCGTTCCCTGCCGGACTCATCGGGGCGTTGTGGGGTCAGAAACGTCGCGATGGCCAGGAGCAGAGACAGCGCGCCAGGTTGCGAGACGAAGCCACGGCTCTGTCCACCAGCATCATGGAGCGGTGGAAGTCTCTGTCCGGGTACAGCCGTGCAGACAGCATGGCCGCCTACCTCAGCATCGCACGCCAGTGGCCAGGCTTCGGGTGTACGCTGTACGAAGTGGACTTCTATATG AGTTCGAGCGGAAGCTTCTCTCAGCGCCTGTGGCTGGGCGTAGCAGCATCCTGCGTGTCTCTGTATCGGCCGGGAGAAGCCGAGGCGCTCGAGTCGCTCCCCATCGCGCAGATCTGCTCGTACGGAGTCTCCGACAGCAACACCTTCACCATCACTGCCACCGACCGACACCTGCTCTTCCACACCTCCGAG ctgaCTGAGATCATGCAGCTTATGAATGCCTACTTCAGTGCCACCCGACGCCAGCTGGCTAAGGATGACTGCATCACCATGGAAACCAGCTCCAAGCTCCGCCCCTCCCTGCTGGAACTGCCCTCTCACCCGGTTTGA